CTAAGTTCGTAGAAAGTAGAAAGTAGCAAGGTTGAACGGTTGAACGGTTTTAGAGGTTATTCCAAATGCCCATTCTACATTCTTCATTCTTCATTCCCCTATTCCCTGAATTATAAACCACTCTACCTATTAAGTATAGAGTGGTCTTAAAATCAATTAGTTATCCTAATTTTCGGAATTTTCCGCGGGAGGATTATCGTTAATAGACTCTAGAGGATGAATATTAACAATTTTACCACCTAAACGGCTGATACGTAACATTTCCTCATTCATCCGATTATAGGGAACTTTGATTAATACGTTACCACTATTACGGATAGGATAGCTATTACGATCGCTTTGATCGGTTTGTCTTAATCCGCTTACCTCATAGACAAAAACACGATTGCTAGAAGGAGAAGTAGATTTACTAATGCTGAAAGAATTGTTAAGCATAGCTGAATAATTGAGGTTAAATTGAGCTAAAAAAACAAGGATGTTAAATCCTACGCCAAGC
The sequence above is drawn from the Gloeocapsa sp. DLM2.Bin57 genome and encodes:
- a CDS encoding photosystem I reaction center subunit XII, which encodes MLNNSFSISKSTSPSSNRVFVYEVSGLRQTDQSDRNSYPIRNSGNVLIKVPYNRMNEEMLRISRLGGKIVNIHPLESINDNPPAENSEN